In Arvicola amphibius chromosome 1, mArvAmp1.2, whole genome shotgun sequence, one DNA window encodes the following:
- the Ms4a7 gene encoding membrane-spanning 4-domains subfamily A member 7, with protein MNIFRGNHRLPECRKQTVELLEETAESQPFLEADCELVSDSQCYRYKQHLTFIAVLPLSPPVETRFWGSFWYCWSGGALFSFGVELLIWRMKMQGEKITSRKLLSHRGKYCKLLSPVDTAQHRQRHASVAGHQERFGTCLPMDIVIHKRKEAGHMDQKEDDLLVAVPKEATVLGTIQILCALTIASFGGIFVSASYSSYINPAAFTTLMFGYPFVGSLCFAFVGFLSIISGKIAIKPFALSSLASNAASSVVAAIGLFLLTHNLIALGTASPRCSSEKRFLALLLYSESHYWMNEDKNCLLAYVSAMSGLALMLIFTMMELLLAAYSSVFWWKQVYSNKPGSTYFMPESQDQLVKSSSLKP; from the exons ATGAATATCTTCCGGGGAAATCACAGACTGCCTGAGTGTCGAAAGCAGACAGTGGAACTTCTGGAGGAAACAGCTG AATCACAGCCATTCCTAGAAGCAGACTGTGAACTCGTGAgtgacagccagtgctacagGTACAAACAGCATTTGACATTCATTGCAGTGCTGCCCCTGTCTCCCCCAGTAGAAACAAGATTCTGGGGTTCATTTTGGTACTGTTGGTCTGGTGGAGCACTGTTTTCTTTTGGAGTGGAACTGTTAATATGGAGAATGAAGATGCAAGGTGAAAAGATCACATCGAGGAAATTATTGTCACACAGAGGAAAATATTGCAAGCTCCTGAGCCCAGTAGACACAGCCCAG CATCGTCAGCGTCACGCTTCTGTAGCTGGGCATCAAGAGCGTTTTGGGACCTGCCTTCCAATGGACATCGTTATtcacaaaagaaaggaagctggACACATGGACCAGAAAGAAGATGACCTGCTGGTTGCTGTGCCTAAGGAAGCCACAGTTCTTGGG ACCATCCAGATACTGTGTGCCCTGACGATTGCAAGCTTTGGGGGCATTTTTGTGTCAGCTTCCTACTCTTCCTACATCAACCCAGCAGCCTTCACCACTTTGATGTTCGGGTACCCATTTGTTGGATCCCTATGT TTTGCCTTTGTTGGATTTCTCTCGATAATCTCCGGGAAAATCGCAATCAAACCCTTC GCACTGAGCAGCCTGGCCTCCAATGCAGCAAGCTCTGTTGTTGCTGCCAttggcctcttcctcctcacccaTAACCTCATAGCCCTGGGGACTGCCTCTCCACGTTGCAGTTCAGAAAAGAGATTTCTGGCCTTACTTCTTTATTCGGAATCCCACTATTGGATGAATGAAGACAAGAACTGTCTCCTCGCCTATGTCAGTGCCATG AGTGGGCTGGCGTTGATGCTCATCTTCACTATGATGGAGTTGTTGCTAGCTGCGTACAGTTCTGTCTTTTGGTGGAAGCAAGTCTACTCCAATAAGCCTGGG AGTACATATTTCATGCCTGAGTCACAAGATCAACTTGTCAAAAGCAGTTCGTTGAAGCCATGA